One stretch of Coriobacteriia bacterium DNA includes these proteins:
- the rpe gene encoding ribulose-phosphate 3-epimerase, which translates to MTEAIFMSPSILSADFTRLGEAVALVEDAGADFIHVDVMDGHFVPNLTVGPPVVRALKDVARVPLDVHLMIDDADRTVAWYLDAGADMVTVHAEASGDLSGLVRTIRAAGAKAGVSIKPATPVEALARVVGDLDLILVMSVEPGFGGQAFIGSSVERIAEVRRLCERARVSPLIEVDGGIDERSAPLVVAAGARSLVAGNAVFGSADPSAALRRIREVAAAAL; encoded by the coding sequence ATGACCGAGGCCATCTTCATGTCACCATCGATACTCTCGGCGGACTTCACCCGCCTGGGCGAAGCCGTGGCACTCGTGGAGGACGCGGGCGCCGACTTCATCCACGTCGACGTGATGGACGGCCACTTCGTCCCGAATCTGACGGTCGGGCCGCCGGTCGTGCGCGCCCTGAAGGACGTGGCGCGCGTGCCCCTCGACGTCCATCTGATGATCGACGACGCCGACCGGACCGTGGCGTGGTACCTCGACGCGGGAGCCGATATGGTGACGGTCCACGCGGAGGCCTCCGGCGATCTTTCCGGCCTAGTGCGGACGATCCGCGCGGCCGGAGCGAAGGCGGGCGTCTCGATCAAGCCTGCGACCCCCGTCGAGGCGCTCGCCAGGGTGGTGGGCGACCTCGACCTGATACTCGTGATGAGCGTCGAGCCCGGATTCGGCGGGCAGGCCTTCATCGGATCCTCCGTCGAGAGGATCGCGGAAGTGCGGCGGCTGTGCGAGCGAGCGCGCGTGTCTCCGCTCATCGAGGTCGACGGCGGTATCGACGAACGTAGTGCGCCGCTGGTCGTAGCTGCGGGCGCCCGCTCTCTCGTCGCGGGCAACGCGGTCTTCGGCAGCGCCGACCCTTCGGCTGCTCTACGCCGCATCCGGGAGGTCGCCGCGGCCGCCCTCTGA